From the genome of Phytohabitans rumicis, one region includes:
- a CDS encoding cobyrinate a,c-diamide synthase — protein sequence MTAVPRLVVSAPSSGHGKTAVAVGLLSAFAARNMRAAGFKIGPDHTDAAYLGLAAGRPGRNLDPRLVGAPRVAPLFVHGANGADIAVVEGTMGLFDSLTGRADTHSTAGVASALRAPVILVVDVGAMGQSVAAVVHGFRAYDEMLWLGGVILNRVASERHEQLLREALDDIGVPVFGALRRRDLPAALPSRHDGVVPVVHRSVEAARGVRRLGEGIAGAVDMERLLALARSAPQLAVEPWSARGETPAVAVGRRPVVALAGGPTTSYSYAETAELLTAARALVVPIDPLRDEQLPENTDALVVGGGLPESFAEELSANRRLCTEVAALALAGKPVIAEGAGLLWLAREYDGRPMCGVIDATGMTTDQMIVGYREATARASTPVAQLGTRMVGYKQHRGVVNPRAGQSPAWTWGGSSPEGFVSRRVHASQLMLHWAGAPEIAHRLVAAAARPPPRHRHPHRSRPPRPRYRPTRRQTAPPAR from the coding sequence ATGACCGCTGTACCGCGCTTGGTGGTGAGCGCGCCGTCGTCCGGGCACGGCAAGACCGCCGTGGCCGTCGGCCTCCTCTCCGCGTTCGCCGCGCGCAATATGCGCGCCGCCGGCTTCAAGATCGGCCCGGACCACACCGACGCCGCGTACCTGGGCCTGGCCGCCGGACGCCCCGGCCGCAACCTCGACCCCCGGCTGGTCGGCGCGCCGCGCGTCGCGCCGCTCTTCGTCCACGGCGCGAACGGCGCCGACATCGCGGTCGTCGAGGGCACGATGGGCCTGTTCGACAGCCTCACCGGCCGCGCCGACACGCACTCCACCGCCGGCGTCGCCAGCGCGCTGCGCGCACCGGTCATCCTGGTCGTCGACGTGGGCGCGATGGGCCAGTCGGTCGCCGCGGTGGTGCACGGCTTCCGCGCGTACGACGAGATGCTGTGGCTCGGCGGCGTGATCCTGAACAGGGTCGCCTCCGAACGCCACGAGCAGCTCCTGCGCGAGGCGCTCGACGACATCGGCGTGCCCGTCTTCGGTGCGCTGCGCCGCCGCGACCTGCCCGCCGCCCTGCCCTCGCGGCACGACGGCGTGGTGCCCGTCGTACACCGCAGCGTCGAGGCCGCCCGCGGCGTGCGCCGCCTGGGCGAGGGCATCGCCGGCGCCGTCGACATGGAACGCCTGCTCGCGCTGGCGCGCTCCGCACCCCAACTCGCGGTCGAGCCCTGGTCCGCGCGCGGAGAAACCCCCGCCGTGGCGGTCGGCCGCCGTCCGGTCGTCGCCCTCGCCGGCGGTCCGACCACCTCTTATTCGTACGCGGAGACGGCTGAACTTCTTACGGCGGCGCGCGCCCTGGTGGTGCCGATCGACCCCCTCCGCGACGAACAGCTCCCGGAAAACACGGACGCCCTGGTGGTGGGCGGTGGGCTGCCCGAGTCGTTCGCCGAGGAGCTGTCCGCCAACCGTCGACTGTGTACGGAGGTGGCCGCGCTCGCCCTGGCCGGCAAGCCGGTGATCGCCGAGGGGGCGGGCCTGCTGTGGCTGGCCCGCGAGTACGACGGCCGGCCCATGTGCGGCGTGATCGACGCCACCGGCATGACCACCGACCAGATGATCGTGGGGTACCGCGAGGCGACCGCCCGGGCCTCGACGCCGGTGGCGCAGCTCGGCACCCGGATGGTCGGCTACAAGCAGCACCGCGGCGTGGTCAACCCGCGGGCCGGGCAGTCGCCCGCGTGGACCTGGGGCGGCAGCTCGCCGGAGGGCTTCGTGTCCCGGCGGGTGCACGCGTCCCAGCTCATGCTGCACTGGGCCGGCGCCCCGGAGATCGCCCACCGCCTGGTGGCCGCCGCCGCCCGCCCGCCGCCCCGGCACCGCCACCCGCACCGGTCTCGCCCGCCGCGCCCCCGGTACCGGCCGACGCGACGTCAAACAGCCCCACCGGCGAGGTGA
- a CDS encoding SURF1 family cytochrome oxidase biogenesis protein: MYRFLLTPRWLAFAALIGVAATVMVLLGNWQLHRYEQRSAVNHRIDAATGGTAAPLPATPPQAWTRVTATGRYDTANEILVRGRTVDGKVGFEVVTPLVRADGSAVLVDRGWVPPAPGGAVATPQVPAAPTGEVTVVGRVHESESRPDSVIRRAGRIEVRRIGIARLAEELPYPLYGAYLLAEDPAAGLTAIPIEHENSWQNAGYVVQWWLFAALAVAGFGWVAYREAHPKDERDRALV; encoded by the coding sequence GTGTACCGGTTCCTGCTCACCCCCCGCTGGCTGGCCTTCGCCGCCCTCATCGGCGTGGCGGCCACGGTGATGGTGCTGCTGGGTAACTGGCAGTTGCACCGGTACGAGCAGCGCAGCGCGGTCAACCACCGCATCGACGCGGCGACCGGCGGTACGGCGGCGCCGCTGCCGGCGACACCGCCGCAGGCATGGACCCGGGTCACCGCCACCGGCCGCTACGACACCGCGAACGAGATCCTGGTACGTGGCCGCACGGTCGACGGCAAGGTCGGCTTCGAGGTGGTGACCCCGCTGGTCCGGGCGGACGGCTCGGCGGTGCTGGTCGACCGGGGCTGGGTGCCGCCGGCGCCGGGCGGGGCGGTCGCGACGCCACAGGTGCCGGCCGCGCCCACGGGCGAGGTGACCGTGGTCGGCCGGGTGCACGAGTCGGAGAGCCGGCCGGACTCGGTGATCCGGCGCGCGGGCCGCATCGAGGTACGCCGGATCGGCATCGCCCGGCTCGCCGAGGAGCTGCCCTACCCGCTGTACGGCGCGTACCTGCTCGCCGAGGACCCGGCAGCGGGCCTGACCGCGATACCGATCGAGCACGAGAACTCCTGGCAGAACGCCGGGTACGTGGTGCAGTGGTGGCTGTTCGCCGCGCTGGCGGTGGCCGGGTTCGGCTGGGTGGCGTACCGGGAGGCGCACCCTAAGGACGAGCGGGACCGGGCATTAGTGTGA
- a CDS encoding GNAT family N-acetyltransferase, with product MSGHVAVRRFPSLTVSTPRVHVRPAEFGDAKAVTEIFVDKQTQRWLPFPKEYGQIEGGAWCTEMAQERRDSGNGDHYAVVRREDDRLIGCLWTKRTDWVGRVTEVAYAIAADTRGFGVAAEAVDALAIALLLEHDFQRVELRVAPGNTASRRVAEKAGFTYEGLLRNAGHVHSGRVDLEVWSLVRADVS from the coding sequence ATGAGCGGACACGTTGCGGTGCGGCGGTTTCCGTCGTTGACCGTGTCGACGCCGCGCGTGCACGTACGTCCGGCGGAGTTCGGCGACGCCAAGGCGGTCACCGAGATCTTCGTGGACAAGCAGACCCAGCGCTGGCTGCCCTTTCCGAAGGAGTACGGGCAGATCGAGGGCGGCGCGTGGTGCACCGAGATGGCCCAGGAGCGGCGGGACAGCGGCAACGGCGACCACTACGCCGTCGTACGGCGGGAGGACGACCGGCTGATCGGCTGCCTGTGGACCAAGCGCACCGACTGGGTGGGCCGGGTGACCGAGGTGGCGTACGCGATCGCGGCCGACACCCGCGGCTTCGGGGTGGCCGCCGAGGCGGTTGACGCGCTGGCGATCGCGCTGCTGCTGGAGCACGACTTCCAGCGGGTCGAGCTGCGGGTGGCGCCCGGCAACACGGCGTCCCGGCGGGTGGCCGAGAAGGCCGGCTTCACGTACGAAGGGCTGCTACGCAACGCCGGCCACGTCCACAGCGGTCGCGTCGACCTGGAGGTCTGGTCCCTGGTCCGGGCCGACGTCAGCTAA
- a CDS encoding RrF2 family transcriptional regulator — protein sequence MNEGVEWALHSCLNLSWVEPDRAVTAAKLAAFYNLPTAYLNKQLQALARAGILSSTSGPKGGFRLARALDAITLLDVVIAIEGADEAFRCTEILKDGPGGDPTVDYRETCVLSQAMRSADLAWRRELAARTIADIRATVEARFPGTPERTRDALVP from the coding sequence ATGAACGAGGGCGTGGAGTGGGCGCTGCACAGCTGCCTCAACCTGTCGTGGGTCGAGCCCGACCGGGCCGTGACCGCAGCGAAGCTGGCCGCCTTCTACAACCTGCCCACCGCCTACCTCAACAAGCAGCTCCAGGCGCTGGCCCGGGCCGGCATCCTCTCCTCCACCTCCGGCCCGAAGGGCGGCTTCCGGCTGGCCCGGGCACTCGACGCGATCACCCTGCTCGACGTGGTCATCGCCATCGAGGGCGCGGACGAGGCGTTCCGCTGCACCGAGATCCTCAAGGACGGCCCCGGCGGCGACCCCACCGTGGACTACCGGGAGACCTGCGTGCTGTCCCAGGCCATGCGCAGCGCGGACCTGGCCTGGCGGCGGGAGCTGGCGGCGCGGACCATCGCGGACATCAGGGCCACCGTCGAGGCACGCTTCCCCGGTACGCCGGAGCGCACCCGCGACGCGCTGGTGCCATAG
- a CDS encoding NAD-dependent epimerase/dehydratase family protein: MRVVLFGATGMIGQGVLRECLLAPDVESVLSIGRAPTGQRHEKLREIVHKDLLDLSSIQDDLGDQDACFFCLGVSSTGMSEADYRRITYDVTMAAGHALAPANPDLTFIYVSGAGTGGRAMWAQVKGQTEDALLALYPNAYMFRPGFIRAMHGATSRTRLYRVMYRIVSPVVPLIMRLFPKQMTTTERIGLAMLNVARQGAPKRILDPTDINALA, encoded by the coding sequence GTGAGAGTCGTCCTCTTCGGCGCCACCGGGATGATCGGGCAGGGTGTGCTGCGCGAGTGCCTCCTCGCTCCCGATGTCGAGAGTGTGCTGTCGATCGGCCGGGCGCCGACCGGGCAGCGGCACGAGAAGCTCCGCGAGATCGTCCACAAGGACCTGCTGGACCTCTCCAGCATCCAGGACGACCTGGGCGACCAGGACGCGTGCTTCTTCTGCCTGGGCGTCTCGTCGACGGGGATGAGCGAGGCCGACTACCGGCGCATCACGTACGACGTGACGATGGCGGCCGGGCACGCGCTGGCGCCGGCGAACCCCGACCTGACCTTCATCTACGTGTCCGGTGCCGGCACCGGCGGCCGGGCGATGTGGGCGCAGGTCAAGGGCCAGACCGAGGACGCGCTGCTGGCCCTGTACCCGAACGCGTACATGTTCCGGCCCGGGTTCATCCGGGCGATGCACGGCGCCACCTCCCGGACCCGGCTCTACCGGGTGATGTACCGGATCGTCTCTCCGGTCGTACCACTGATCATGCGGCTCTTCCCGAAGCAGATGACGACGACCGAGCGGATCGGTCTCGCCATGCTGAACGTCGCGCGCCAGGGTGCTCCTAAGAGGATCCTGGATCCAACAGACATCAACGCGCTCGCCTAG
- a CDS encoding ATP-dependent DNA ligase: MRFVDVAAVSAAVAATASRKAKVELLADALRRLEPDEILAGSAYLAGELRQRQTGVGWATLRDAPPPAAEPTLTVAGVDRAIEEISRVGGAGSQARRRDLVGALFGAATMDEQRILVALFGGELRQGAQAGLLVDAIARAGEVPVTLVRRALLLAGDLKSVAEAALTGGAAALGEFTLRVGRPLAPMLAQSAASVDDALAATGVPAVVDVKLDGIRIQVHRSGDEVAVFTRSLDDITARLPEVVAAVRGLPSREIVLDGEAMALDASGRPRPFQETASRAATRGAPVTVLSPYFFDVLHLDGADLLDAPGRERWAALAGAVPAPLLVGRTTVTTPAQAAEAFAAALAAGQEGVVVKSPDAAYDVGRRGAAWVKVKPRHTLDLVVLAVEWGHGRRKGWLSNLHLGARDPETGGFVMLGKTFKGLTDELLRWQTERFLELAIGSPGAGPGVAGTRREDQRQHDAKGDWVVHVRPEQVVEVAFDGVQASPRYPGGVALRFARVLRYRDDKTAAEADTIDAVRALHNRT; this comes from the coding sequence GTGCGATTCGTGGATGTCGCGGCCGTGTCGGCCGCGGTCGCGGCCACCGCCAGCCGGAAGGCGAAGGTGGAGTTGCTCGCCGACGCCCTCCGGCGGCTGGAGCCGGACGAGATCCTGGCCGGGTCGGCCTACCTGGCCGGTGAGCTGCGGCAGCGGCAGACCGGGGTGGGCTGGGCGACGCTGCGCGACGCGCCGCCCCCGGCCGCCGAGCCGACGCTGACCGTGGCGGGCGTCGACCGGGCCATCGAGGAGATCTCCCGGGTCGGCGGCGCCGGTTCCCAGGCCCGCCGGCGCGACCTGGTCGGCGCGCTCTTCGGCGCCGCCACCATGGACGAGCAGCGCATCCTCGTCGCGCTCTTCGGCGGCGAGCTGCGCCAGGGTGCGCAGGCCGGGCTGCTGGTCGACGCGATCGCGCGGGCCGGCGAGGTGCCTGTCACGCTCGTGCGGCGGGCGCTGCTGCTCGCCGGCGACCTGAAGTCCGTGGCGGAGGCCGCCCTGACCGGGGGCGCGGCGGCGCTGGGCGAGTTCACGCTGCGGGTCGGGCGGCCGCTGGCGCCGATGCTGGCGCAGAGTGCCGCCAGCGTCGACGACGCGCTGGCCGCGACCGGGGTGCCGGCCGTGGTCGACGTCAAGCTCGACGGCATCCGCATCCAGGTGCACCGGTCGGGCGACGAGGTGGCCGTGTTCACCCGCAGCCTCGACGACATCACCGCGCGGCTGCCCGAGGTGGTGGCCGCCGTGCGGGGGCTGCCGTCCCGCGAGATCGTGCTCGACGGCGAGGCCATGGCGCTGGACGCGTCGGGCCGGCCGCGACCGTTTCAGGAGACGGCCAGCCGGGCGGCCACCCGCGGCGCCCCGGTGACCGTGCTCTCGCCGTACTTCTTCGATGTGCTGCACCTCGACGGCGCGGATCTGCTGGACGCGCCCGGCCGGGAGCGCTGGGCCGCGCTGGCTGGGGCGGTGCCGGCGCCGTTGCTGGTCGGCCGCACCACGGTGACGACGCCGGCGCAGGCGGCGGAGGCGTTCGCCGCCGCGCTGGCCGCGGGCCAGGAGGGCGTGGTGGTGAAGTCCCCGGACGCCGCGTACGACGTGGGCCGGCGCGGCGCGGCCTGGGTCAAGGTCAAGCCGCGGCACACGCTCGACCTGGTGGTGCTGGCCGTCGAGTGGGGACACGGCCGGCGCAAGGGCTGGCTGTCCAACCTGCACCTGGGCGCCCGCGACCCGGAGACCGGCGGGTTCGTGATGCTGGGCAAGACGTTCAAGGGGCTCACCGACGAGCTGCTGCGCTGGCAGACCGAACGCTTCCTGGAGCTGGCAATCGGTTCTCCGGGCGCTGGTCCTGGCGTCGCGGGTACGCGACGCGAGGACCAGCGCCAGCATGATGCCAAGGGCGACTGGGTGGTCCACGTACGACCGGAGCAGGTGGTCGAGGTCGCGTTCGACGGGGTGCAGGCGAGCCCGCGCTACCCGGGCGGGGTGGCGCTGCGGTTCGCGCGGGTGCTGCGTTACCGCGACGACAAGACGGCCGCCGAGGCCGACACGATCGACGCTGTGCGGGCCCTCCATAACAGAACGTGA
- a CDS encoding putative bifunctional diguanylate cyclase/phosphodiesterase — protein sequence MCPPARKAPVLSAEQLAHHWARAIAWTSFVSMTTPELAVHLTGPAGRFLDALTADEPDGRVAHEIGGALVAAHFTQPTSLDRTLVVLGEHLGPYAEELGRGPRLGFLQGALAAGYAQALRERTLAEQEDIYAAAMAARLEADEARWASEARFQAVFSEAAIGIGIAALDGRLLEVNRALCEMFGYTRDEFLDTPANDLLDLAGLRRGDHFRVEKSYRRRDGGQIWADLVFSVIRGKDGAPRYTVAMVEDVTERRHLQSQLRHQALHDPLTDLPNRTLFFERLGAALDSADTDARVGVCYLDLDGFKAINDTLGHDVGDQLLCTVASRLAFRLAPRLVARMGGDEFVVLVERVSGTAALVEVAEDALAAVREPVHLGGHVLNVSASVGVVDRPVGGTDTAELMKAADTTLYWAKADGRDRCAVFDAERHASDVSRYQLSGQLPEALARGEFFVEYQPLVRLDDGVLTGTEALVRWRHPDLGVVGPNDFIELAEETGAIGQLGRWVLTQACRQARIWRGTHPDQQLLISVNIAVRQVRDAGFVDAVKEVLAETELEPSALQLEVTESSVMGSAGQPLRTLHALADLGVRIAIDDFGTGYSNLAYLRDLPVHALKLAGRFMSGLRSPGGPDQVDQEILSAVIGLAHKLKLTVIAEGVETSGQADALRELGCDTAQGWHFGRAVPPAEFPIRGPLGNARS from the coding sequence ATGTGCCCGCCTGCCCGAAAGGCGCCCGTGCTCTCCGCCGAGCAGCTCGCCCATCACTGGGCCCGGGCCATCGCCTGGACCAGCTTCGTGTCGATGACGACACCGGAGCTGGCCGTGCACCTGACCGGGCCGGCCGGGCGCTTTCTCGACGCGCTGACCGCCGACGAGCCCGACGGCCGGGTCGCCCACGAGATCGGCGGCGCGCTGGTCGCGGCGCACTTCACCCAGCCCACGTCGCTCGACCGCACCCTGGTCGTGCTCGGCGAGCACCTCGGGCCGTACGCCGAGGAGCTGGGTCGCGGCCCGCGGCTCGGGTTCCTGCAGGGGGCGCTGGCCGCCGGGTACGCCCAGGCGCTGCGCGAGCGCACCCTCGCCGAGCAGGAGGACATCTACGCGGCGGCGATGGCGGCCCGGCTCGAAGCCGACGAGGCGCGCTGGGCCAGCGAGGCGCGCTTCCAGGCGGTGTTCTCGGAGGCCGCGATCGGCATCGGCATCGCCGCCCTCGACGGCCGCCTGCTGGAGGTCAACCGGGCGCTGTGTGAGATGTTCGGCTACACCCGCGACGAGTTCCTGGACACGCCGGCCAACGACCTCCTCGACCTGGCCGGGCTGAGGCGCGGCGATCACTTCCGGGTGGAGAAGTCGTACCGCCGGCGGGACGGCGGCCAGATCTGGGCCGACCTGGTGTTCTCGGTGATCCGGGGCAAGGACGGCGCCCCGCGTTACACGGTCGCCATGGTCGAAGATGTCACCGAGCGCCGCCACCTCCAGTCCCAGCTGCGCCACCAGGCCCTGCACGACCCGCTCACCGACCTGCCCAACCGCACGCTCTTCTTCGAGCGGCTGGGCGCCGCGCTGGACAGCGCCGACACGGACGCCCGGGTCGGCGTCTGCTACCTGGACCTCGACGGATTCAAGGCCATCAACGACACGCTGGGCCACGACGTGGGCGACCAGCTGCTGTGTACGGTGGCCAGCCGGCTCGCGTTCCGGCTCGCCCCGCGCCTGGTGGCCCGGATGGGCGGCGACGAGTTCGTGGTGCTCGTCGAGCGGGTGAGCGGCACCGCCGCCCTGGTGGAGGTCGCTGAGGACGCCCTCGCCGCGGTACGGGAGCCGGTGCACCTCGGCGGGCACGTGCTCAACGTCTCGGCGAGCGTGGGCGTGGTGGACCGGCCGGTGGGCGGCACCGACACGGCCGAGCTGATGAAGGCCGCCGACACCACGCTCTACTGGGCCAAGGCCGACGGGCGGGACCGGTGTGCGGTCTTCGACGCCGAGCGGCACGCCTCCGACGTCAGCCGGTACCAGCTGTCCGGCCAGCTGCCCGAGGCGCTGGCCCGGGGCGAGTTTTTTGTGGAGTACCAACCGTTGGTGCGCCTCGATGACGGCGTGCTCACCGGCACCGAGGCGCTGGTCCGGTGGCGCCATCCGGACCTCGGGGTGGTCGGCCCCAACGACTTCATCGAGCTGGCCGAGGAGACCGGGGCGATCGGGCAGCTGGGCCGATGGGTGCTGACGCAGGCGTGCCGGCAGGCCCGGATCTGGCGTGGCACGCACCCCGACCAGCAGCTGCTGATCAGCGTCAACATCGCCGTCCGCCAGGTGCGGGACGCCGGGTTCGTCGACGCGGTCAAGGAGGTGCTCGCCGAGACGGAACTCGAGCCGAGCGCGCTGCAGCTGGAAGTGACCGAGAGTTCCGTGATGGGCAGCGCCGGGCAGCCGCTGCGCACCCTGCACGCACTCGCCGACCTGGGCGTACGCATCGCGATCGACGACTTCGGCACCGGCTACAGCAACCTGGCGTACCTGCGCGACCTGCCGGTGCACGCGCTGAAGCTGGCCGGAAGGTTCATGTCCGGGCTGCGTTCGCCGGGCGGGCCCGACCAGGTCGACCAGGAGATCCTGTCGGCGGTCATCGGGCTCGCCCACAAGCTGAAGCTCACCGTGATCGCCGAGGGCGTGGAGACGTCCGGACAGGCGGACGCGCTCCGCGAGTTGGGCTGCGACACGGCGCAGGGCTGGCACTTCGGCAGGGCGGTGCCGCCCGCGGAGTTTCCGATCAGAGGGCCGCTAGGGAACGCACGTAGTTGA